Part of the Companilactobacillus zhachilii genome is shown below.
AATAAGCCGTAAATAAATTGGAGCATTAACTATTTTTACTTCAATAACGACTAGGGGTCCAAAATTTAAAGCATACTTGTAATCTTTCAAATTTTAATTATAAAGTCTATATTTATGAGGGCTAGATATTTTATCAGGATTTATCGGATAAAATATCTAGTCTTTTTTATATTTTAATTCTTGGTAATCTATGGTCGGTCTTCAAATTAATCTGATAAGAATTTATTCTGATACGGATAAATATTTTAAGAGAATGATTGTTCCAGAATCCTATCAAGATGGTAATAAAAGCCATGAAAAATAATTCTTGAGTTAATAAAGAACTAGTCCGAATCTGGAGACGGCATATCCACAATATAAAAAGTTTCATCCGCCTCTTTGTATTATTTTATAATCAACTTTATAATGAAACGGTTACATTATGAATAAGGAGACTACTACATCAATGAAAAATCTTTTTTTTGATTTCGACGGTACAATAGCAAATACCCAAGAGGGTATTGTCAATGCATTAGAATACATGGCTAACGATTTAAAGATAGCTAATTTAGGAGTACAGACCTATCAAAAATTCATCGGACCAGCAATCACCGACAGTATTCAAAAATACTATCCTGACTTTCCTAAATCACGCTATCCAGAAGCAATTAAATCGTACCAATCATTCTACAATTCCAAAGGTGTCTATCAATTAAAACTTTATGACAAAATGCCCGAAACACTAGCAAAATTACAAGCTGACGGATATAAACTTTACGTTTCCTCAGTCAAACCAGAATCATTGGTCAAAATTTTAATTCCTCATCTCGACTTAGATAAGTACTTCTCAGGTATTTATGGTGCCTCTGATGATGAAACTACCCGCAACACAAAAAAAGCAATCCTACGTTATGGTATGGACAATGCCGGTGTTTCTGCATCTGACTCTGTTATGATTGGTGATCGTATGACTGATATGGAAGGTGGAGTTGCCAATGGCGTTCACACTCTAGGTGTAACTTACGGTTTTGGCGACTACCAAGAATTATCACATTCAGGAGCTGAACATATTGTTGAACATGTAACTGACATCCCTGAGGGAGTAAAACAATTTGATTAGTCAAACGGATATCAATTACTTTAATCTATTGGGAAAATACTGCAGTCAACGAGATATCGATACCCTTACACCATCTGCACTTCAAGAAAAATACAGTATTAATCAAGCTGACGTTTTCGTTTTATTTGGTGGGAGCATTCTTTACGGTGTCGACATTTTGGCAAAGGCGTTACAAAATAAAATTGCTAAGAAATACATTATTGTCGGTGGCTTTGGGCACACAACTGCAACGTTACAACGCACCGTAACACAGCAATTTCCCGATATTTCGGCTACCCATATGCAAGAGTCTGAAATCTTTGCAACTTTGTTAAAAAGGCGGTTTGGACTAACTGTTGATTACTTAGAAACCAAATCAACTAATTGTGGTAACAACATTACTTACCTATTAGATTTACTCAACCAAAAACGAATCGACTTTCAATCAATCATCCTAGCTCAAGATGCCACAATGCAAAAACGTATGGCAGCTTGTTTAGCAAAATATATTGATTCTCAAAAAGAAATTATCAATTTCGCTACTTATCAAAATGAATTAACAATCAGTCATAATCAGCTTACTTTTACTCAAGAAGTTCCTGGTATGTGGACTCCTGAGCGTTATATGAAACTATTAATGGGTGAAATTCCCCGTCTAACAGATGATAAAAACGGTTATGGACCACATGGAAAGAATTACATCAGCCATGTTGATATTCCTCTAGATGTCCACTCAGCTTACAAATTTTTAGCCGAAAAATACCCACAGATCAACCGTCCTAGCAATTCTCAGTTTTTTTCTTAAAACAATTTGAACTTTCCCCTTGCTATGAAACGGGTTCGATAGAATATCATATTTCATGTAGAGAAGTTAAGACATGTCGAACCGCTTCGTTGAATTTCAAAAAATGCAAGGGAGATAGATATTATGTTTAAAATTTTTAGAAAAAACCACACAACCGCAAATGTTGAATTAGAAGATAACAATCAATTAAGTGCTCTAAAATTAGCTGCTAAAAAGACAGCTGAAGAATTTAATGTTGATGAACAAAATATCCAAAGTAGTATCTTTGCTAGTGCGGCATCAGGCAACATTATTATCGAAAATCGTGCTGTCTTCATGTATGCCACAAATGACAAAAAGAGCCGTGCTCATACTATGATGATAACTTTCAAGAATCCCGTTGCTTGGGGAAATGACAAGACTCCTGTTGACTATTTAATCGTCGGAATGTTCCCTAGCGATACTACTCAAGCAACCGTTGATGCTTTAACTGAAAAAATCACAAATATCATGCATGACAAGTCAGACCAACTTGATGACATTAAGTTTAATGACAGCGATTTGAACAAGCTAAATCAAGCATTCACCGACTAATTTAGAGTTTTGGGATTCACTATTGCCACAAAAGTAGTCAGAATCACAATATAATAATTTACTTACAACTTATTCGAAGAAAAGAATAACTTAGCCGGAAGGACCCAGAAAATTAGGTCGCCGTGAAGGTGGCGTTAGGGATTTATCCCTTACACCACGGGACGACTTTTGAGACTTACGGTTCCCAGTAAGGCTCAAAATCGAGATTGGAGACCTTGGCTCCAATCGGTCCCCACAGCGACCTAATTTTCTGGGTCCTGGAGGCGGACTTCCACAGCATATTTAATTTTCAGCTTCAAAATAACTAATATAAAAAAATAAATACAGCCATTGCTTATCCATAGCAGTGGCTGTATTTGTCTATCTTATAATTACTTTTTTCTAATGGTCATCCTTGTCTGAAAAAAATTCCTGTGCTATTATACACACAAGCAAAATTAAACGACGTCAGAGAGCGTCCATTTTGGAGGGAATAAAAATGAAAATAGCATCATCAAAATCGAACCAGCTCGATAGCTACCAAGCTAAAGTGGTTGCTTCCACAGCCTCAGGATTTGGATTAGAAAATATGGACGTAATGTTTTTGTCCTTTGCCCTTTCATCCATCATCGCTGATCTGCATTTAAGTGGAACACAGGCGGGACTTATCTCGACTATCACAAATATTGGTATGTTATTAGGTGGTATTTTTTTTGGAATTTTAGCCGATAAAATCGGTCGTGTGAAAACTTTTAGCCACACAATCTTTATCTTTGCTTTTGCCACCGCTGCAATGTACTTTGCCAACAACTTAACAATGGTTTATCTTTGCCGCTTCATCGCCGGTATTGGTGCTGGTGGTGAATACGGAATCGGTATGACGGTCCTTGCTGAAAGCTTTTCAAAAGAAAAACTTGGTCGAGTTTCATCTTGGGTCGGTATGGCTGGACAAGTTGGTGCCATCTTTGCCGCACTTCTAGCAGCCTTGATTTTACCAAAATTTGGCTGGCACGCACTCTTCTTATTTGGGATAATCCCCGTAGTTATTACTTTCTTTGCCAGACGACATCTTCGTGAAAGCAAAACATTTACTAATTCCTCCAAGAAAACTAAAGGTAACATCAAACAACTTTTCGCAACACCTAAGATTGCTTATCAAACACTTGCCCTAATGGTTATGGCTATTGTTCAAATTGCCGGCTACTTCGGTTTAATGAACTGGCTACCAACCATCATGCAAAAGCAACTCAATTTAACAGTTGGTTCATCAACTTGGATGATTGCTACTATCCTTGGTATGTGTGCCGGAATGTTAACCTTTGGCTGGATTTTAGATAACTTAGGACCACGCCTAGCCTTCGGTATTTTCTTAACAGCTTCAGCTATCGGTGTCTATGTATTAACTTTGCCAAGTAACGTATGGTCATTAATTGTCGTCGGCGCTATCGTAGGTTACTTCTCAAACGGAATGTTCGCTGGCTACGGTGCGATCGTTAGTCGCCTTTATCCAACCGAGGTTAGAGCAACAGCCAATAATGTCATCATGAACGTCGGACGTTGTATCGGTGGTTTCTCAAGTTTAGCCATCGGATACCTACTTGATAACTACAACATTATGACAGTTATGATGTTCATCTCAACACTTTATATCATCAGCTTGTTAGTAATGTTAACAATCGGTAATTTGAAAGCCGCTAATTATAAAAATATCTAAAGTATGACAAAATATAATCACATTTCAAGCATTAAAATAAACGAGACTAGTAATCCGATTTTAGATTGCTGGTCTCGTTTGCTTTAGGTGGAAAAAGCTATTTCATGCTACTTAAGACAATTTCATAGCCCCAATTTATATTTATTTAAAATAATTTTTAGTAAAGTGGTGGACAAAGTCCACTAAAATGCTATAATAATTTTCATTAATACGTGTGGTCTTAGCTAACTTTTTGAATACGAGTTTAAATACTTCGTATCCTACAACCCCCGTCATCAATAACATAAAAACACGTTAAATTATTCAATATCGATTCAAAAACAAAGAATAACCTAGCCGGAAAGAGCAAGAAATTTCGGTCCCCATAGCGACCAAAATTTCTTGCTCTTGGAGGCGGCATAATTAATCAACACCACCATCAGGAGGTCTAATAACTTGCTAGATCAAGCAGCAATTTCAAAAATCAGAAATTTCAACCGTGATTACACAAAATTACTCGGCATCATGAATAAAAAAGTTCTTAACACACCTTTGAGTTGGACTGAAGGACGCGTGCTACTGGAAATCTCTTTTAATAACGACAAAACTCCTATCGAAGTAGCCAACAATCTGGAACTCGATAAGAGCTATACAAGTCGCATTCTCAAGCGTTTTGAAAAAAATGGTCTCATTAGTAAGTCTCCTTCAGCCACTGACTCTCGTTCAGTTGATTTGTGCTTAACAACGGCTGGTCAAGAGTTGGTTAACGAACTAAATGACCGTTCCAATCAACAGATTCAAAACTTATTAACTGACTTATCAACAGCTGAGCAAAAACAATTTTATCAGGCAATGACTACCCTTGATAATTTACTCTTTACTAGAAAGTAGGCCCTAATATGTGGCAAATAAAAACCTTTTCAGAATTATCTACCAAAGAACTTTACGAAATCTTCTATCTTCGCACCAAAATTTTCGTTGTCGATCAAGAACGAATCTACCAAGAAGTTGACGAAAACGACCTCAAAGCAATCCATATTTTCAAGATGATTGACGGAAAAGTAGCCGCCTATGCTCGAGTCTTCCCACAAGAAAATAAGGTCACATTTGGACGTGTTGTAACTGATCCAAAGTATCGCGGCCAAGGACTTGGCAACCAATTAATGGAACAGATCATGCACGCGATTCAGCAAAACTTTCCCCATCAAGAAATCGAAATTGAAGCACAAGTTCAAGTGGAAGGCTTCTACCAAAAATTCAATTTTGAAAGTCATGGGCAACCATTCCTATTCAACCACACACCACATATCAAGATGACTCACGCAGCGCTTTAAGCTAGTACATCCCAATGCGAATATTTGGAATCGGTCGCAATAAACTTCTTCATCAAAATATACTCTTTAGCTTTCAAAACTAACGGTGAACTATTTTCCAAATTTAAATCTTCTACGTCAATCCACTGTGAACCAGTCGAATTTTGTCCGACAAATTGCGAGACTTTCATCTTAGGAGTACCTAGATAATCATCAATAGAATAAAACACGCAGACATGATTATTCCACGTAAAATGTTGATAATTCCATGGGTAAGAGAAACTAATAGTGCCCAGTTGTTTTGAATCCAAAACCTTTAAGCCAGTTTCCTCTTTAACTTCTCTTGCAACAGCTTGGCTTAAAGACTCGCCTTCATCTAAACTACCTCCAGGCAAATCGTACCGATTAATGTACGGACCACCATTTTTATTAATTACCAGTAGTTTATTATCAGCTGCAATAATTCCATAAACTCCAAAAGCAAAATGAACTTTCTTCTGACTCATAATCGACACCTCGTATACAATTTTAGACTACAACAAAAGCCCTTGAGAATGCAATCTCAAAGGCTTTTTCTGATTTATTAAAGATAACTAAGCTTCCAAACACACCTTAATACTCTAATAATTATTTAAACAAAAATAATCTTTAAAGGACATTAACCAATCCTAAAATTTTAATTACCCCCATCGACAGGACAATACTGATAATGGCATGGAACATGAACAAGACCGAAAACGCAATAAAATACACTGATCCGCTAATGACGGCTGTTCTGACATTCAATACATAAAAGATTGACCCCAAAATTAGTAATGTCACAACCCAAGGTAAAATTCCTTTATTAACAGTCATCAAGTCATTACTGCTTAAATCATAGCCTGTACTAGCAATCATAATCGTCAAGACAATATAGAGTGCAATCATCCCCAACGAAGCATTAGCAAAACTAGCTTTCAAATTGTCCAAAACTGAATCAAAAATCATGCTAGCTGACAATGTTGTATTAATATTTAAACTTTGCGTTAAAGAACTAATGCTGAATTGAGCATTCAGCAAGTATTTTTGTAACAAAAACAATGCTACCGAGCACATATAATATGGTGCCAAACCGATGAAAAAGTTTCCTAACATCTGATAGACATTGCGATCATTCCAACGATGGTCAACTGAACCTAAGGCCCCAGATTGACGGTAATTCAAGTTTAACAACTGAACATTAGTAACCTTATGTCCAAAAAGATAGGCAAAGATAGCATGACCTAATTCATGAATAATTACGCCTAATCCGCCAACTACCAATTGACTGCTATTACC
Proteins encoded:
- a CDS encoding HAD hydrolase-like protein — encoded protein: MKNLFFDFDGTIANTQEGIVNALEYMANDLKIANLGVQTYQKFIGPAITDSIQKYYPDFPKSRYPEAIKSYQSFYNSKGVYQLKLYDKMPETLAKLQADGYKLYVSSVKPESLVKILIPHLDLDKYFSGIYGASDDETTRNTKKAILRYGMDNAGVSASDSVMIGDRMTDMEGGVANGVHTLGVTYGFGDYQELSHSGAEHIVEHVTDIPEGVKQFD
- a CDS encoding ElyC/SanA/YdcF family protein, producing the protein MISQTDINYFNLLGKYCSQRDIDTLTPSALQEKYSINQADVFVLFGGSILYGVDILAKALQNKIAKKYIIVGGFGHTTATLQRTVTQQFPDISATHMQESEIFATLLKRRFGLTVDYLETKSTNCGNNITYLLDLLNQKRIDFQSIILAQDATMQKRMAACLAKYIDSQKEIINFATYQNELTISHNQLTFTQEVPGMWTPERYMKLLMGEIPRLTDDKNGYGPHGKNYISHVDIPLDVHSAYKFLAEKYPQINRPSNSQFFS
- a CDS encoding PTS sugar transporter subunit IIA — its product is MFKIFRKNHTTANVELEDNNQLSALKLAAKKTAEEFNVDEQNIQSSIFASAASGNIIIENRAVFMYATNDKKSRAHTMMITFKNPVAWGNDKTPVDYLIVGMFPSDTTQATVDALTEKITNIMHDKSDQLDDIKFNDSDLNKLNQAFTD
- a CDS encoding MFS transporter; this translates as MKIASSKSNQLDSYQAKVVASTASGFGLENMDVMFLSFALSSIIADLHLSGTQAGLISTITNIGMLLGGIFFGILADKIGRVKTFSHTIFIFAFATAAMYFANNLTMVYLCRFIAGIGAGGEYGIGMTVLAESFSKEKLGRVSSWVGMAGQVGAIFAALLAALILPKFGWHALFLFGIIPVVITFFARRHLRESKTFTNSSKKTKGNIKQLFATPKIAYQTLALMVMAIVQIAGYFGLMNWLPTIMQKQLNLTVGSSTWMIATILGMCAGMLTFGWILDNLGPRLAFGIFLTASAIGVYVLTLPSNVWSLIVVGAIVGYFSNGMFAGYGAIVSRLYPTEVRATANNVIMNVGRCIGGFSSLAIGYLLDNYNIMTVMMFISTLYIISLLVMLTIGNLKAANYKNI
- a CDS encoding MarR family winged helix-turn-helix transcriptional regulator, whose protein sequence is MLDQAAISKIRNFNRDYTKLLGIMNKKVLNTPLSWTEGRVLLEISFNNDKTPIEVANNLELDKSYTSRILKRFEKNGLISKSPSATDSRSVDLCLTTAGQELVNELNDRSNQQIQNLLTDLSTAEQKQFYQAMTTLDNLLFTRK
- a CDS encoding GNAT family N-acetyltransferase; this encodes MWQIKTFSELSTKELYEIFYLRTKIFVVDQERIYQEVDENDLKAIHIFKMIDGKVAAYARVFPQENKVTFGRVVTDPKYRGQGLGNQLMEQIMHAIQQNFPHQEIEIEAQVQVEGFYQKFNFESHGQPFLFNHTPHIKMTHAAL
- a CDS encoding NUDIX hydrolase, producing MSQKKVHFAFGVYGIIAADNKLLVINKNGGPYINRYDLPGGSLDEGESLSQAVAREVKEETGLKVLDSKQLGTISFSYPWNYQHFTWNNHVCVFYSIDDYLGTPKMKVSQFVGQNSTGSQWIDVEDLNLENSSPLVLKAKEYILMKKFIATDSKYSHWDVLA